A single region of the Mycobacterium avium subsp. avium genome encodes:
- a CDS encoding type VII secretion protein EccC: MSKKAFPINRVKIEPPKPVRVAPAAPIALPEREPRNIWVMIGVPALIVALIGTIVMLYVSGVRSLSTGFFPLMGIGAFSMLAFSGRFGRARKITWGEMEKGRRRYLRDLDSNRDEIQSAVCAQREWQNSVHSDPRGLGAIIGGPRMWERGRGDEDFLEVRLGTGVQHAPDSVLSVTWPDIASDEELEPVTGQALRDFILEQRKIRDIAKVVNLRSAPGFSFVGEDLDRLRSLMRSVLCSLAVFHNPRDVKLLVVTRNPEVWSWIVWLPHNLHDELFDACGWRRLVFATPEELEATLGAELHMKGKRGPWTPLAAASPTAMGSALETATDTVDLGPHLVIVDDNTGSPDAWESVVGQVGKAGITLLRIASRVGTGVGFAKDQVFELSERHSSPNGSTNGEIALRRNGSDADGEDGRPAPLLRVRNKFFAHADQLSIHRAYRYARAMARWSPTSRSEIDDSVSGATELLRALGISDPRELDVDRLWAERRGRGDERWCEVPVGAKPNGELQNIIIRAKDFGGFGFHSVVIGTSGSGKSEFFLSLVYGIALTHSPETFNVIFVDMKFESAAQDILGIPHVVAALSNLGKDERHLAERMRRVIDGEIKQRYELFTSVGARDANDYEEIRLAGRDLPPVPVLLVIVDEYLELFANHEKWINLIIHIGQEGRGANVFFMLGGQRLDLSSLQKVKSNIAFRIALRAESGDDSREVIGSDAAYHLPSKENGFGLLKVGPRDLEPFRCFYLSAPFVVPKTKEVAATVDMTLTKPWLYNWQYQPLDAADATALEQAAAVDAEPDEFLYYEDGFKRKKIVDVLRESLQNVPHRSPRRPWLEPLEDSEPIDVLVAGYRGKPWHVDYGQNPGLMFPVGVMDIPEESKQVVHAVDALRSNVIVVGAKQRGKTTTLMTLMCSAATMYSPARVTFFCIGGATLAQAASLPHVTDIVSPKDAEGIERILSSMDALIDARENSFRQLKIDLDGFRERRFGPGSDGLGGTDANDPFGDVFVVVDDYDDLYSKDTVLGDRIISLSSRGPEYGVHVMCSAGGWIHGQRQSLLQNATARIQLRLADPSESQMGHSSLESRDAARRTLNRPGFGLTDSLHELRVGVPALTDPATGQMVSIVDVGARIADVAGVTKHATLQRLPQRVELKTILEYQAAHPSGDDLSIAFAIGERHELGPVPINLRESPGLMILGRQGCGKTLSLVAIGEAIMSRFSPEEAQLTLIDPKTAPHGLRDLHGPGYVRAYAYDQDEIDEVITALAQQILLPRLPPKGLSQEELRALKPWEGPRHFVLIDDIGDLRPDQSYPPKPPVGAALWKLMERARQIGLHVFTTRNSANWATLQMDPWIRFQNSAKVAQLYMDNDPQNRINRNVRAQALPPGRGLLLSADGDVEGVLVGLPSTVITPQ, translated from the coding sequence ATGTCCAAGAAAGCGTTCCCCATCAACCGCGTCAAGATCGAGCCACCGAAACCGGTTCGGGTGGCACCCGCCGCCCCCATCGCCCTGCCGGAACGCGAACCGCGCAACATCTGGGTGATGATCGGGGTGCCGGCCCTGATCGTCGCGCTGATCGGCACCATCGTCATGCTGTACGTCTCCGGCGTGCGCAGCCTGTCCACCGGTTTCTTCCCGTTGATGGGCATCGGCGCCTTCAGCATGCTCGCGTTCTCCGGTCGCTTCGGGCGGGCCCGCAAGATCACCTGGGGCGAAATGGAAAAGGGCCGCCGCCGCTATCTCCGGGACCTGGACAGCAACCGCGACGAAATCCAGAGCGCGGTGTGCGCGCAACGCGAATGGCAGAACTCGGTTCACTCCGACCCGCGCGGCCTGGGCGCCATCATCGGCGGCCCGCGCATGTGGGAACGCGGCCGGGGCGACGAGGACTTCCTGGAGGTGCGCCTGGGCACCGGCGTCCAGCATGCGCCGGACTCGGTGCTGTCGGTGACCTGGCCCGACATCGCCTCCGACGAGGAGCTCGAGCCGGTCACCGGGCAGGCCCTGCGCGATTTCATCTTGGAGCAGCGCAAGATTCGCGACATCGCCAAGGTGGTGAACCTGCGCTCGGCGCCCGGATTCAGCTTCGTCGGCGAGGACCTGGACCGGCTGCGGTCGCTGATGCGTTCGGTGCTGTGCTCGCTGGCGGTGTTCCACAACCCGCGCGACGTCAAGCTGCTGGTGGTGACCCGCAATCCCGAGGTGTGGTCGTGGATCGTGTGGCTGCCGCACAACCTGCACGACGAGCTGTTCGACGCCTGCGGGTGGCGGCGGCTGGTCTTCGCCACCCCGGAGGAACTCGAGGCCACCCTGGGCGCCGAGCTGCACATGAAAGGCAAACGCGGTCCCTGGACACCGCTGGCGGCGGCCAGCCCCACCGCCATGGGCTCGGCGCTGGAAACCGCCACCGACACCGTCGATCTCGGCCCGCACCTGGTGATCGTCGACGACAACACCGGCAGCCCCGATGCCTGGGAGAGCGTGGTCGGCCAGGTAGGCAAGGCGGGAATCACGCTGCTGCGCATCGCATCTCGGGTGGGTACCGGAGTCGGCTTCGCCAAGGACCAGGTGTTCGAGCTCAGCGAGCGGCACAGCTCACCCAACGGCTCGACCAACGGCGAAATCGCGTTGCGCCGCAACGGCTCGGACGCCGACGGCGAGGACGGCCGGCCGGCCCCGCTGCTGCGGGTGCGCAACAAGTTCTTCGCCCACGCCGACCAGCTGTCCATCCACCGCGCCTACCGGTACGCGCGGGCGATGGCGCGGTGGTCGCCGACCAGCCGCAGCGAGATCGACGACTCGGTCAGCGGCGCCACCGAACTGCTGCGGGCGCTGGGCATCAGCGACCCCCGGGAGTTGGACGTCGACCGGTTGTGGGCCGAGCGGCGGGGCCGCGGCGACGAACGCTGGTGCGAGGTCCCGGTGGGGGCGAAACCCAACGGCGAGCTGCAGAACATCATCATCCGGGCAAAAGACTTCGGCGGCTTCGGTTTCCACTCGGTGGTGATCGGCACCAGCGGCTCGGGCAAGTCGGAGTTCTTCCTGTCCCTGGTCTACGGCATCGCGCTGACGCACTCGCCGGAGACGTTCAACGTCATCTTCGTCGACATGAAGTTCGAGTCGGCGGCCCAGGACATCCTGGGCATCCCGCACGTCGTGGCCGCGCTGTCCAACCTGGGCAAGGACGAACGGCACCTGGCCGAGCGGATGCGCCGGGTCATCGACGGCGAGATCAAACAGCGGTACGAGCTGTTCACCTCGGTGGGTGCACGTGACGCCAACGACTACGAGGAGATCCGGCTCGCCGGGCGCGATCTGCCCCCGGTGCCGGTCCTGCTGGTGATCGTCGACGAGTACCTGGAACTGTTCGCCAACCACGAGAAGTGGATCAACCTCATCATCCACATCGGTCAGGAGGGCCGCGGCGCCAACGTCTTCTTCATGCTCGGAGGCCAGCGCCTGGACCTGTCCTCGCTGCAAAAGGTCAAGTCCAACATCGCATTCCGCATCGCGCTGCGCGCCGAATCCGGGGACGACAGCCGCGAGGTGATCGGCTCGGACGCCGCCTACCACCTGCCGTCGAAGGAGAACGGCTTCGGTCTGCTGAAGGTGGGGCCGCGCGACCTGGAGCCGTTCCGGTGCTTCTACCTGTCCGCGCCGTTCGTGGTTCCCAAGACCAAGGAGGTCGCCGCCACCGTCGACATGACGTTGACCAAGCCGTGGCTGTACAACTGGCAGTACCAGCCGCTGGACGCCGCCGATGCGACCGCGCTGGAGCAGGCCGCCGCCGTCGACGCCGAGCCGGACGAATTCCTTTACTACGAAGACGGTTTCAAGCGCAAGAAGATCGTGGACGTGCTGCGCGAGTCGCTGCAGAACGTGCCGCACCGCTCGCCGCGGCGGCCCTGGCTGGAGCCGCTGGAGGATTCCGAACCCATCGATGTCCTGGTCGCCGGGTACCGGGGCAAGCCCTGGCACGTCGACTATGGGCAGAACCCGGGCCTGATGTTCCCGGTCGGTGTCATGGACATCCCCGAGGAGTCCAAGCAGGTGGTCCACGCCGTCGACGCGCTGCGCAGCAACGTGATCGTGGTCGGCGCCAAGCAGCGCGGCAAGACCACCACGCTGATGACGCTGATGTGCTCGGCCGCAACGATGTACAGCCCGGCGCGGGTGACGTTCTTCTGCATCGGCGGGGCGACGCTGGCCCAGGCCGCCTCGCTGCCGCACGTCACCGACATCGTGTCCCCGAAGGACGCCGAGGGCATCGAGCGGATCTTGAGCAGCATGGACGCGCTGATCGACGCCCGCGAGAATTCGTTCCGGCAACTCAAGATCGACCTCGACGGGTTCCGGGAGCGCCGCTTCGGTCCGGGCAGTGACGGGCTGGGCGGCACCGACGCCAACGACCCGTTCGGGGATGTGTTCGTGGTGGTCGACGACTACGACGACCTGTACTCCAAGGACACCGTGCTGGGTGACCGCATCATCTCGTTGAGTAGCCGCGGCCCCGAGTACGGGGTCCACGTGATGTGCAGCGCGGGCGGTTGGATCCACGGGCAGCGGCAGAGCCTGCTGCAAAACGCCACGGCGCGAATCCAATTGCGGCTGGCCGATCCGAGCGAAAGCCAGATGGGGCACTCGTCGCTGGAGTCACGCGACGCGGCCCGGCGCACGCTGAACCGGCCCGGATTCGGGCTGACCGACAGCCTGCACGAGCTGCGGGTGGGGGTGCCGGCGCTGACCGACCCCGCGACCGGCCAGATGGTCAGCATCGTCGACGTGGGTGCCCGCATCGCCGACGTCGCGGGCGTCACCAAGCACGCCACCCTGCAGCGGCTGCCGCAGCGGGTGGAACTCAAGACGATCCTGGAGTACCAGGCCGCCCACCCGAGCGGGGACGATCTGTCGATCGCGTTCGCCATCGGCGAGCGGCACGAGCTGGGCCCGGTGCCCATCAACCTCCGGGAAAGCCCCGGGCTGATGATCCTGGGGCGCCAAGGCTGCGGAAAGACCTTGTCGCTGGTGGCAATCGGGGAAGCGATCATGAGCCGGTTCAGCCCCGAGGAAGCGCAGCTGACGCTGATCGACCCCAAGACCGCTCCGCACGGGCTGCGCGATCTGCACGGCCCGGGTTATGTGCGCGCCTACGCCTACGACCAGGACGAGATCGACGAGGTGATCACCGCACTGGCCCAACAGATCCTGCTGCCCCGGCTGCCGCCCAAGGGCCTGAGCCAGGAGGAGCTGCGCGCCCTCAAACCGTGGGAAGGCCCACGGCATTTCGTGCTCATCGACGACATCGGCGACCTGCGGCCCGATCAGAGCTACCCCCCCAAGCCGCCGGTGGGCGCGGCGTTGTGGAAGCTGATGGAGCGGGCCCGCCAGATCGGCCTGCACGTGTTCACCACCCGCAACAGCGCGAACTGGGCCACCCTGCAGATGGATCCGTGGATCAGGTTCCAGAACTCCGCGAAAGTCGCCCAGCTGTATATGGATAACGACCCGCAGAACCGGATCAACCGCAACGTCCGCGCCCAGGCGCTGCCGCCGGGACGTGGCCTGCTGCTCAGCGCCGACGGCGACGTCGAGGGCGTGCTGGTCGGGCTGCCGTCCACGGTCATCACACCGCAGTAG
- a CDS encoding RND family transporter: MPDRPGILGRLTGRYALLVVGLWVLAAAVANVAVPQLERVVDSHARSFMPPSAPSAVAAARAAQLFDQTPSNNFVYVVLERNQRLGAGDRQFYDALTAALGSDHRHVYAVTDLWSQPATAAGAQSTDGQAVSVMVRLAGMLGTAQARDSVNAVRATAQKLSPPAGLQVHVTGPGATIVDEFSAIDRQMLGITAATIGLILLLLLVVYRSPVAAAIPLISVGLALALARAVVAALGQANVVEVSLFSVALMAAMTLGAGTDYAIFLVGRYHEARRGGVAPAQALTVAYRSIAPVVIGSALTVSVALACLVFAHVGSFRSAGLPCAIGILATMVAALTLTPALMSLAVRRGYLEPRPSRTARRWRRVGTTVARWPGPILVAALGLTLLVALPLAGMRIGFNEPAATPSSTDSNRGYASAGRHFPENALLPDVIAIRADHDLRNPAGLIAIERITRHIMAVPGVRAVQSASRPDGKVPEQATLSYQAGVLGRQFGDTVDSLTQRLARVSELDGALAQTQHAVDGLGNGLRGGSAGLADMSGAADDMRAGMDGLQRNVTTVSGYLDPLRDFVGRTPDCAANPICSTVDRVLAPVDSLVQTSAQLGSGAAKLTTGSNTAATAMAGLPQNVDAMKSALVQARSATRDLLGLSDTLGPQMHQLTDYLNEISTQFQGSAAADFYLPQRALTDPRYTAVLNHLISQNGRAAYLLVYGDGAEWGADGAGRAEQVRAAIKEATKEGTLTPVEVDLAGVGPVTADLQRFVADDTRLLVGAALVLNFLIVTAMLRSPVAGLVVVGTVVTSYASAIGASVLIWQHLLHQELHWAVAPIAFIALIAVGADYNLLLALRIKQEAAAGLRTGIIRAFGGTGGVVTVAGIIFGLTMLALLTSSVLSIAQIGTTIAVGLLLDTLVVRAFIVPSIVALLGRWFWWPSPLPRRGVARVVKTVEPQPLSVATAV; this comes from the coding sequence TTGCCTGACCGGCCGGGCATCCTCGGGCGGCTGACCGGCCGGTACGCGCTGCTGGTGGTGGGGCTGTGGGTGCTGGCCGCGGCCGTCGCCAATGTGGCTGTGCCGCAACTGGAACGGGTGGTCGACAGCCACGCCCGGTCCTTCATGCCGCCCAGCGCCCCGAGCGCGGTGGCCGCCGCCCGGGCCGCCCAGTTGTTCGACCAGACGCCGAGCAACAACTTCGTTTACGTTGTGCTGGAACGCAATCAGCGGCTGGGCGCCGGCGATCGACAGTTCTACGACGCGTTGACGGCGGCGCTGGGCTCCGACCACCGGCACGTGTACGCGGTGACCGACCTGTGGTCACAGCCCGCCACCGCGGCCGGCGCCCAGAGCACCGACGGCCAGGCCGTCAGCGTGATGGTCCGGCTGGCCGGCATGCTCGGCACCGCCCAGGCCCGCGATTCGGTGAACGCGGTCCGCGCCACCGCCCAGAAGCTCAGCCCGCCGGCCGGCCTGCAGGTCCATGTCACGGGCCCCGGCGCCACCATCGTCGACGAATTCTCCGCGATCGACCGGCAGATGCTGGGGATCACCGCCGCCACCATCGGCCTGATCCTGCTGTTGCTGCTGGTGGTGTACCGGTCGCCGGTCGCCGCGGCGATCCCGCTGATCTCGGTGGGGCTCGCCCTCGCGCTGGCCCGCGCCGTCGTCGCCGCCCTCGGGCAGGCCAATGTGGTTGAGGTGTCGCTGTTTTCGGTTGCGCTGATGGCCGCCATGACACTGGGCGCCGGCACCGATTACGCGATCTTCCTGGTGGGCCGCTACCACGAAGCGCGTCGCGGCGGCGTCGCGCCGGCCCAGGCGCTGACCGTGGCCTACCGTTCCATCGCGCCCGTGGTGATCGGGTCGGCGCTGACCGTGTCGGTGGCATTGGCCTGCCTGGTTTTCGCCCACGTGGGATCGTTCCGCAGCGCCGGATTACCTTGTGCCATCGGCATTCTGGCCACCATGGTGGCGGCGCTGACGTTGACTCCCGCGCTGATGAGCCTGGCGGTGCGGCGCGGATACCTGGAACCGCGGCCGTCGCGCACCGCGCGGCGCTGGCGCCGGGTGGGCACCACCGTGGCGCGCTGGCCCGGTCCGATCCTGGTCGCCGCGTTGGGGTTGACCCTGCTGGTCGCCCTGCCGCTGGCCGGCATGCGGATCGGCTTCAACGAGCCCGCCGCCACGCCGTCGTCCACCGACTCCAACCGCGGATACGCAAGCGCCGGCCGGCATTTCCCGGAGAACGCGTTGCTGCCCGACGTCATCGCCATTCGGGCCGACCACGACCTGCGCAACCCGGCGGGCTTGATCGCCATCGAACGGATCACGCGGCACATCATGGCCGTTCCCGGCGTGCGTGCCGTGCAATCCGCCAGCCGCCCGGACGGCAAGGTGCCCGAACAGGCGACGTTGAGCTATCAGGCCGGGGTGCTGGGCCGCCAGTTCGGCGACACCGTGGATTCGCTGACCCAGCGCCTGGCGCGGGTCTCCGAGCTGGACGGCGCGCTGGCGCAGACCCAGCACGCGGTGGATGGCCTCGGCAACGGATTGCGCGGCGGCAGCGCGGGTTTGGCCGACATGTCGGGCGCGGCCGACGACATGCGGGCCGGGATGGACGGCCTGCAGCGCAACGTCACCACGGTGTCGGGCTACCTCGACCCGCTGCGCGACTTCGTCGGGCGGACCCCCGACTGCGCCGCCAACCCGATCTGCTCGACGGTGGACCGGGTGCTGGCGCCGGTCGACAGCCTGGTGCAGACGTCGGCGCAACTCGGCTCCGGAGCCGCCAAACTGACCACCGGCTCCAACACCGCCGCCACCGCGATGGCCGGGCTGCCGCAGAACGTCGACGCGATGAAAAGCGCCCTGGTGCAGGCGCGTTCGGCGACGCGCGATCTGCTGGGACTGTCCGACACGCTGGGGCCGCAGATGCACCAGCTGACCGACTACCTCAACGAGATCAGCACCCAGTTCCAGGGCAGTGCCGCCGCGGATTTCTACCTGCCGCAGCGCGCGCTCACCGATCCGCGCTACACCGCCGTGCTGAACCACCTGATCTCGCAAAACGGCCGCGCCGCTTACCTGTTGGTGTACGGCGACGGCGCGGAGTGGGGCGCCGACGGTGCCGGGCGGGCCGAGCAGGTGCGCGCGGCCATCAAGGAGGCCACCAAGGAAGGCACCCTGACCCCCGTGGAGGTCGACCTCGCCGGGGTCGGCCCGGTCACCGCCGACCTGCAGCGCTTCGTGGCCGACGACACCCGGCTGCTGGTGGGCGCCGCGCTGGTGCTGAACTTCCTGATCGTCACCGCGATGCTGCGCAGCCCCGTGGCGGGCCTGGTGGTGGTCGGGACCGTCGTCACGTCATACGCCTCGGCGATCGGTGCCAGCGTGCTGATCTGGCAGCACCTGCTGCATCAGGAGCTGCACTGGGCGGTCGCCCCGATCGCGTTCATCGCGTTGATCGCCGTCGGCGCGGACTACAACCTGCTGCTGGCGTTGCGCATCAAACAGGAAGCGGCGGCGGGACTTCGGACCGGGATCATCCGCGCCTTCGGCGGCACCGGTGGGGTGGTCACCGTCGCCGGCATCATCTTCGGGCTGACCATGCTGGCGCTGCTGACCAGCAGCGTGCTCAGCATCGCCCAGATCGGCACCACCATCGCCGTCGGTCTGCTGCTGGACACTCTGGTGGTGCGGGCGTTCATCGTGCCGTCCATCGTGGCGCTGTTGGGCCGCTGGTTCTGGTGGCCCAGTCCCCTGCCCCGCCGCGGCGTCGCCCGCGTCGTGAAAACGGTTGAGCCGCAACCGCTCAGCGTCGCTACTGCGGTGTGA